A single region of the Bacillota bacterium genome encodes:
- a CDS encoding NTP transferase domain-containing protein, which translates to MTNRPTWNSSQRSWPPEPDPDLVAVVLAAGEGKRMKSSLVKVLHPLRGRPLVQHVLDAVRGAGASRVIVVVGVQAGLVEARLRAGLEPCGVSTAPKEVEFVHQERPLGTAHAVLVTRPLLEEHRGDVLVVYGDTPLLDPGDLRVLVETRRRAGAALAFLTTYLADPTGYGRVIRDGTGRVAGIVEEADCTLEQRRVNEVNAGVYCFAAPRLWGALEQVGQGNAQGEFYLTDAVKVLLSEGEAVVAVPVRPERMVGINDRLELARVELTLRRAHLEGIMRQGVTVVDPASAFLDDRVEAEPDVVIGPGTVVEGQVRIRKGASLGPLAIIRQRDRR; encoded by the coding sequence TTGACAAACCGGCCGACCTGGAACTCGTCACAGCGATCCTGGCCTCCCGAGCCTGATCCGGATCTGGTGGCGGTGGTGCTCGCAGCCGGGGAGGGCAAGCGCATGAAATCCTCCCTGGTCAAGGTGTTGCATCCCCTGCGGGGCCGCCCGCTGGTGCAGCACGTGCTGGATGCCGTGCGGGGCGCGGGTGCTTCCCGGGTGATCGTGGTGGTGGGGGTACAGGCTGGGCTGGTAGAGGCGAGACTGCGTGCCGGGCTGGAGCCTTGCGGGGTTTCAACAGCTCCCAAAGAGGTGGAGTTCGTGCACCAGGAGCGGCCGCTGGGGACGGCCCACGCCGTACTCGTGACCAGGCCTCTCCTCGAAGAACACCGGGGGGACGTCCTGGTGGTGTACGGCGACACCCCGCTCCTCGATCCCGGCGACCTGCGAGTCCTGGTGGAGACGCGGCGACGAGCGGGGGCGGCCCTGGCATTCCTCACTACTTACCTTGCCGATCCCACCGGGTACGGGCGCGTGATCCGCGACGGAACCGGGCGCGTGGCGGGCATTGTGGAAGAGGCCGATTGCACCCTCGAGCAGCGCCGGGTCAACGAAGTCAATGCCGGGGTTTACTGCTTCGCAGCACCCCGCCTGTGGGGTGCCCTGGAGCAGGTGGGGCAGGGCAACGCCCAGGGCGAGTTTTATCTAACCGATGCCGTGAAGGTCTTGCTTAGCGAGGGTGAAGCGGTGGTTGCCGTTCCTGTCCGGCCCGAGCGGATGGTGGGCATAAACGACCGGCTGGAACTGGCGCGGGTGGAACTCACCCTGCGCCGTGCGCACCTGGAGGGCATCATGCGGCAGGGAGTGACGGTGGTTGATCCCGCCTCGGCTTTCCTGGATGATCGCGTAGAAGCGGAGCCGGACGTGGTCATCGGGCCGGGCACGGTGGTGGAAGGACAGGTGCGCATCAGGAAGGGTGCATCCCTGGGGCCACTGGCGATAATAAGGCAGCGCGATAGGAGGTAA
- a CDS encoding ribose-phosphate pyrophosphokinase produces the protein MAGLGADLQLFAGGANIPLALEVAEYLGIPLGAMELKRFADGEVRVMITESVRGHDCFVIQPTSRPVNENLVELLVIIDALRRASARRITAVVPYYGYARQDRKFRGREPITAKLVANLLTVAGVDRVLTMDLHAGQIQGFFDIPVDHLTAAPLLADYFRQKDLGDVVVVSPDVGGVARARGLAERLGAPLAIVDKRRPEPNVAEVMNVIGRVTGKVAIIMDDIVDTGGTLVESAEALMGRGAKAVYACCTHAILSGEAPRRIQESTLEELVMTNTIDQRGRLGPKLKVISVAPLLGEAIRRIHSDMSVSEMFQ, from the coding sequence GTGGCAGGGTTGGGAGCAGATCTGCAGTTGTTTGCCGGGGGAGCAAACATTCCCCTGGCGCTCGAGGTGGCCGAGTACCTGGGTATCCCCCTGGGAGCCATGGAACTCAAGCGTTTTGCTGACGGCGAGGTCCGGGTGATGATCACAGAGAGCGTGCGCGGGCACGACTGTTTCGTGATCCAGCCCACCTCGCGGCCGGTGAATGAGAACCTGGTCGAGCTTTTGGTCATCATAGATGCGCTCCGCCGGGCCTCGGCCCGGCGCATCACGGCGGTTGTGCCCTACTACGGTTACGCCCGCCAGGACCGCAAGTTCCGGGGTCGGGAGCCCATCACGGCCAAGCTGGTGGCCAACCTGCTCACCGTGGCGGGGGTGGACCGGGTGCTCACCATGGATCTCCACGCCGGGCAGATCCAGGGCTTCTTTGATATTCCGGTGGATCACCTTACGGCCGCCCCCCTGCTGGCCGATTACTTTCGGCAGAAAGACCTGGGGGACGTAGTGGTGGTTTCCCCGGACGTAGGGGGAGTAGCCCGGGCCCGCGGGCTGGCCGAGAGGCTGGGGGCCCCTCTTGCCATCGTGGACAAGCGGCGACCCGAGCCCAACGTGGCCGAAGTGATGAATGTCATTGGACGGGTAACCGGAAAAGTGGCTATAATCATGGATGACATCGTGGACACAGGTGGCACTCTGGTGGAGAGCGCCGAGGCGCTCATGGGCCGGGGGGCGAAGGCGGTCTATGCATGCTGCACGCACGCCATCCTCTCCGGCGAGGCTCCCCGCCGGATACAGGAGAGCACCCTGGAGGAGCTGGTAATGACCAACACCATCGACCAGAGGGGCCGCCTGGGTCCCAAGCTCAAGGTGATCTCGGTGGCCCCCTTG